In Xiphophorus maculatus strain JP 163 A chromosome 2, X_maculatus-5.0-male, whole genome shotgun sequence, one genomic interval encodes:
- the LOC111610419 gene encoding carbohydrate sulfotransferase 8-like: MIRNQSVGLQGSVRRMKLRPRLCWSLLLLGVGSLLLLVVLQHLTDSVQQQNPGVPVLKAPSWPERKVTSWQTEDIPAGLSPGFPPVLHRCSDPLLGKKQPVTKRHKKLLLKSAPFGGSPEQQSRRRQLNHVCSGYQPVHRRRQVRLQQVSRLYVEDRFRLLYCEVPKAGCSNWKRVLMVLAGRARSIQNISHDAAHYSNQLRRLDSYDRAGIAERLRTYTKVLFVREPFERLVAAFRDKFESPNSYYHPVFGRAIISRYRANATKSALNTGAGVTFREFIQYLLDAQRPVGMDTHWERVGQLCSPCLIPYDFIGKVESLQEDADFLLRGIGAPQNLTFPDFKDRNPQANRTSSRIMQDYFSQLNHTERQKVFEFYYRDYLMFSYPKPFPDLH, encoded by the exons ATGATCCGGAACCAGTCTGTGGGACTGCAGGGCTCTGTGAGGAGGATGAAACTCCGGCCTCGCCTCTGTTGGAGTCTGCTTCTCCTGGGAGTCGGGTCGCTGCTGCTTCTGGTCGTCCTGCAACATCTCACCGACTCCGTGCAGCAACAGAACCCAG GTGTTCCTGTCCTTAAAGCTCCTTCATGGCCTGAACGGAAG GTTACATCCTGGCAAACTGAAGACATCCCAGCAGGACTTTCCCCCGGCTTCCCGCCTGTCCTCCATCGTTGTTCTGACCCGTTGCTGGGCAAGAAGCAGCCCGTCACTAAGCGCCacaagaagctgctgctgaagagCGCCCCCTTTGGAGGTTCTCCGGAGCAGCAGTCTCGGCGACGCCAGCTGAACCATGTCTGCTCCGGGTACCAGCCGGTCCACCGGAGGCGGCAGGTCAGGCTGCAGCAGGTGTCCCGGCTTTACGTGGAGGACCGGTTCCGGCTGCTGTACTGTGAGGTGCCGAAAGCCGGCTGCTCCAACTGGAAAAGGGTCCTGATGGTTCTGGCAGGCAGAGCCCGGTCCATTCAGAATATTTCTCACGATGCAGCTCATTACAGCAACCAGCTGCGGCGGCTGGACAGCTACGATCGGGCTGGTATCGCCGAGAGACTGCGAACCTACACCAAGGTTCTGTTCGTCAGGGAGCCCTTCGAGCGGCTCGTCGCGGCCTTCCGGGACAAGTTTGAAAGTCCGAACTCCTACTATCATCCCGTGTTCGGACGGGCCATCATTTCCAGGTACCGGGCCAACGCCACAAAGTCGGCTCTGAATACTGGCGCCGGCGTCACGTTCAGGGAGTTCATTCAGTACCTGCTGGACGCGCAGCGACCCGTTGGGATGGACACCCACTGGGAGCGGGTCGGCCAGCTCTGCAGCCCGTGTCTGATCCCCTACGACTTCATTGGGAAGGTCGAGAGCCTGCAGGAGGACGCCGACTTCCTGCTGCGCGGCATCGGCGCTCCGCAAAACCTCACCTTCCCGGACTTCAAGGACAGGAACCCGCAGGCGAATCGGACCTCGTCCAGAATCATGCAGGATTATTTCTCCCAGCTGAACCACACGGAGAGGCAGAAGGTGTTTGAGTTTTATTACAGGGACTACCTGATGTTCAGCTACCCCAAACCGTTCCCTGACCTGCACTGA
- the bcl2l14 gene encoding apoptosis facilitator Bcl-2-like protein 14, producing the protein MESLQDHDKVLRLVEKYCNLRSPPVVYFQGPEVPERPSAPSPRKPDKILILRTPSLDIESDSLDRSGSAKKAQNVPRQLAKIAESAPITEQNLPTQDEIIQRLVELMITLGDDINVKLQQNPALQQQLQNLDYNLFEKLTCIMQNLVAPPGQAACPDGLVQKQRIAWAFEVTSRLSSVTVVHRRAIQNFGARYIAENHAGWVQQQGGWEEAFD; encoded by the exons ATGGAGAGTCTGCAGGATCATGACAAAGTGTTGCGGCTGGTGGAGAAATACTGCAACCTCAGGTCACCTCCAGTGGTGTATTTCCAAGGACCAGAAGTACCAGAGAGGCCTTCAGCCCCGTCACCCCGCAAACCAGATAAAATATTGATTCTTCGAACACCCTCCTTGGATATAGAGTCTGACTCCTTAGATCGTTCTGGGTCTGCAAAAAAAG CCCAGAATGTCCCGAGGCAGCTGGCGAAGATTGCTGAGTCGGCACCGATCACCGAGCAGAACCTCCCGACACAAGATG AGATCATCCAGAGACTCGTCGAGCTGATGATAACACTTGGAGATGACATTAATGTGAAG CTCCAACAGAACCCggccctgcagcagcagctccagaacCTGGACTACAACCTGTTTGAGAAGCTGACGTGCATCATGCAGAACCTGGTGGCGCCACCGGGCCAGGCTGCATGCCCAGACGGTCTGGTCCAGAAGCAGAGGATCGCCTGGGCCTTTGAGGTGACCAGCAGACTGTCCTCCGTCACTGTGGTCCACCGCAGGGCGATACAGAACTTTGGAGCCCGATACATCGCAGAGAACCACGCAGGCTGGGTCCAGCAGCAAGGAGGCTGG GAGGAAGCTTTTGACTGA
- the snx20 gene encoding sorting nexin-20, with protein MAAGERPGCSSLTTKELQQNLKLAKQNERPVRLLFEIPSSRIVDQLLNKYVAYQIVVMRSGSFDSCCVSIERRYSDFRRLHHKLLEEFDEELEDVLLPPKLLTGNFSPENILERRLALQDYLAKLFATRCVRHSAHFSEFFTEHEQKQAHVLLRAGQFKAALEQLQTVLEIQEKLLPWQKSTLTVPALSAIAVCYRDLDEPEQAFSAAQRALPPVRRYGLKPYRAPLLELLVDLGYQLGRPVAQLQDELTAVRNGERGEVCFRSLKEVVIHKFI; from the exons ATGGCTGCAG GCGAGAGGCCCGGTTGTTCCAGCTTAACCACTAAGGAGCTCCAACAGAACTTGAAGCTGGCGAAGCAAAATGAGCGACCGGTCCGGCTGCTGTTTGAGATCCCATCGAGTCGAATTGTGGACCAGCTGCTGAACAAATACGTG GCGTATCAGATCGTCGTGATGCGCTCTGGCAGCTTTGATTCCTGTTGTGTTTCCATCGAGCGCCGCTACAGTGACTTCCGGAGGCTTCACCACAAACTGCTGGAGGAGTTTGACGAAGAGCTGGAGGACGTTCTTCTGCCCCCGAAGCTCCTGACGGGAAACTTCAGCCCAGAGAACATTCTGGAGCGCCGCCTGGCCCTGCAGGACTACCTGGCCAAGCTGTTCGCAACCCGCTGCGTCAGACACTCCGCACACTTCTCGGAGTTCTTCACCGAGCACGAGCAGAAGCAGGCCCACGTGCTGCTGCGAGCGGGTCAATTCAAGGCCgctctggagcagctgcagacgGTCCTGGAGATCCAGGAAAAGCTGCTGCCGTGGCAAAAGTCCACCCTGACCGTCCCCGCCCTGTCTGCGATCGCTGTGTGTTACCGGGACCTGGACGAGCCGGAGCAGGCCTTCTCAGCCGCTCAGCGAGCTCTTCCTCCGGTGAGGCGCTACGGACTGAAGCCCTATCGAGCGccgctgctggagctgctggtaGATCTGGGGTACCAGCTGGGTCGTCCCGTGGCTCAGCTGCAGGACGAGCTGACGGCCGTCAGGAACGGCGAGAGAGGGGAGGTGTGCTTCCGGTCGCTGAAGGAAGTGGTGATCCACAAGTTCAtctga
- the mphosph6 gene encoding M-phase phosphoprotein 6 encodes MAGESAKLSKNLLRMKFMQRGLDAETKKQLEEDEKRIISDEHWYLDLPELKAKENLIIEEKSLVPCEDLLYGRLSFKGFNPEVEKLMVLLNPKDEKEEEEEDVSCMQTDVTDEEMALRYESLVGTMKKKFAKKRERAAMDEDDVNQNVVVKSSKKTFLKPQD; translated from the exons ATGGCCGGGGAGTCGGCGAAATTGTCTAAAAACCTGCTGAGGATGAAG TTTATGCAGAGAGGGCTGGACGCTGAAACGAAGAAGCAGCTGGAAGAAGACGAGAAAAGGATCATCAGTGATGAGCACTGGTACCTGGATCTGCCGGAGCTTAAAGCAAAAGA GAACCTGATCATTGAAGAGAAGAGCCTGGTTCCCTGTGAGGATTTGCTCTATGGCCGCCTGTCCTTCAAAGGGTTTAATCCAGAGGTGGAG AAACTGATGGTGCTGCTGAATCCTAAAGatgaaaaggaggaagaggaggaggacgtgAGCTGCATGCAGACAGACGTCACTGATGAAGAAATGGCTCTGAG gtaCGAGAGTTTAGTGGGCACCATGAAGAAGAAGTTTGCAAAGAAGCGCGAGCGAGCGGCGATGGACGAGGACGACGTCAACCAGAACGTAGTTGTGAAAAGCTCAAAGAAAACCTTCTTGAAGCCCCaggactga
- the LOC102237407 gene encoding glucose-6-phosphate isomerase-like yields the protein MALNTDPNFQKLEQWYRANGGSLNMRAMFESDPQRFGKFSTTLKTNDGDILLDYSKNLINQEVLTMLLALAKSRGVEEAREKMFTGEKINFTENRAVLHVALRNRSNTPILVDGKDVMPEVNRVLDKMKAFCQKVRSGEWKGFSGKSITDVVNIGIGGSDLGPLMVTEALKPYSAGGPNVWFVSNIDGTHMAKTLKQLDPETTLFIIASKTFTTQETITNAESAREWFLKTAGDKSAVAKHFVALSTNAAKVKDFGIDPANMFEFWDWVGGRYSLWSAIGLSIALHVGFENFEQLLAGAHWMDNHFRSAPLDQNVPVLLALLGVWYVNFFQAETHAMLPYDQYMHRFAAYFQQGDMESNGKYITKDGSRVNYHTGPIVWGEPGTNGQHAFYQLIHQGTRMIPADFLIPAQSQHPIRDNLHHKILVANFLAQTEALMKGKTAEEARKELEAAGMSGDALEKLLPHKVFQGNKPSNSIIFKKLTPFVLGALIAMYEHKIFVQGVMWNINSYDQWGVELGKQLAKKIEPELKDASPVSSHDSSTNGLINFLKQNFA from the exons TACGACCTTGAAGACGAACGACGGCGACATCCTTCTGGATTACTCCAAGAACCTGATCAACCAGGAAGTGTTGACCATGCTGCTGGCTCTG GCCAAGTCCAGAGGAGTGGAGGAGGCCAGAGAGAAGATGTTCACTGGAGAGAAGATTAACTTCACCGAG AACCGGGCTGTGCTCCACGTGGCTCTGAGGAACCGCTCCAACACGCCGATCCTCGTTGACGGGAAAGATGTGATGCCTGAAGTGAACCGTGTGCTGGACAAGATGAAGGCCTTCTGCCAG AAAGTGCGCAGCGGCGAGTGGAAAGGCTTCAGCGGGAAGAGCATCACAGATGTGGTGAACATCGGAATCGGAGGTTCTGACCTG GGACCCCTAATGGTGACCGAGGCTCTGAAGCCCTACTCAGCCGGCGGTCCAAACGTCTGGTTCGTCTCCAACATCGACGGGACCCACATGGCCAAGACGCTGAAGCAGCTCGACCCGGAAACCACGCTCTTCATCATCGCCTCCAAG ACGTTCACCACCCAGGAGACCATCACCAACGCAGAATCGGCCCGGGAGTGGTTCCTGAAGACGGCTGGAGAT AAATCCGCCGTGGCCAAACACTTTGTGGCGCTGTCCACCAATGCG gcCAAGGTGAAGGACTTCGGTATCGACCCGGCCAACATGTTTGAGTTCTGGGAC TGGGTCGGAGGTCGTTACTCACTGTGGTCAGCCATCGGTTTGTCCATCGCTCTGCATGTAG gctTCGAAAACTTTGAGCAGCTTCTGGCAGGAGCTCACTGGATG GACAACCACTTCCGCAGCGCTCCTCTGGACCAGAACGTCCCGGTTCTGCTGGCCCTGCTGGGCGTCTGGTACGTGAACTTCTTCCAGGCCGAGACGCACGCCATGCTGCCGTACGACCAGTACATGCACCGCTTCGCCGCCTACTTCCAGCAG GGCGACATGGAGTCCAACGGGAAGTACATCACCAAAGACGGCAGCCGCGTGAACTACCATACGGGACCGATCGTCTGGGGGGAACCGGGGACCAACGGACAGCACGCCTTCTACCAGCTCATCCACCAAG GCACCAGGATGATTCCTGCTGACTTCCTGATTCCTGCTCAGTCCCAGCATCCAATCAGAGACAACCTGCACCACAAG ATCCTTGTGGCCAACTTCCTGGCTCAGACTGAAGCTCTAATGAAGGGAAAAACTGCAGAGGAGGCTCGGAAAGAGCTGGAAGCGGCGGGAATGTCAGGAGACGCCCTGGAGAAGCTGCTGCCACACAAA GTTTTCCAAGGGAACAAGCCGAGCAACTCCATCATTTTCAAGAAGCTGACTCCATTCGTACTGGGAGCGCTGATTG CCATGTATGAACACAAGATCTTCGTCCAGGGCGTCATGTGGAACATCAACAGCTACGATCAGTGGGG GGTGGAGCTCGGGAAGCAGCTGGCGAAGAAGATCGAGCCGGAGCTGAAGGACGCCTCTCCGGTCTCGTCTCACGACTCGTCCACCAACGGCCTCATCAACTTCCTGAAACAGAACTTTGCCTAA